Proteins co-encoded in one Dendropsophus ebraccatus isolate aDenEbr1 chromosome 9, aDenEbr1.pat, whole genome shotgun sequence genomic window:
- the LOC138801931 gene encoding taste receptor type 2 member 9-like produces the protein MTIHLYVILFAALGFTCCITLNFSVVLVYVRDWWNSRRLLPFDQIMSSTAVTNLLLQFSILYDVILYYSRPYIAFFDVAHLFDIAVFYFLLELHFWQTALLSIYYSAKLVNISQHYLVWLKTKVLSCPSHLLLASVVILLILALPLFWTIQISNVENQTQEVVSMAHPYNLFSMAFGCFLPFTVTLTCIGLNVRLLVSHVWRIKQNISGFSSCPQIQAHVRASRTMILCAAVNLSLIFNSINLFQTKIYMGTTLHFIFWFIFMAHPTIQNIVLIGGNSKLKNRLQIKC, from the coding sequence ATGACCATCCATCTCTACGTCATCTTGTTTGCCGCTCTAGGCTTCACATGCTGCATCACACTGAATTTCTCTGTGGTCCTTGTCTATGTCAGGGACTGGTGGAACAGCCGGAGGTTGTTGCCATTTGACCAGATCATGTCCAGCACAGCGGTCACCAATCTACTGCTGCAGTTCTCCATATTGTATGATGTCATTCTGTATTACAGTCGGCCATACATTGCCTTTTTCGATGTGGCGCATTTGTTTGATATCGCGGTGTTTTATTTCCTTCTTGAGCTTCATTTTTGGCAGACAGCTCTGCTCTCCATTTACTATTCTGCAAAGCTTGTGAACATCTCTCAACACTATCTGGTATGGCTGAAAACAAAAGTATTGTCCTGCCCGAGTCATCTTCTGCTGGCGTCAGTCGTCATTCTGCTAATCCTGGCTCTCCCTCTTTTCTGGACCATCCAGATAAGCAATGTAGAAAACCAGACTCAAGAAGTGGTCTCCATGGCCCACCCATACAACCTGTTTAGCATGGCCTTTGGCTGTTTTTTGCCCTTTACCGTGACCCTCACCTGCATCGGGCTGAATGTGAGGCTTCTTGTCAGCCATGTCTGGAGGATCAAGCAGAACATCTCTGGGTTTAGCTCCTGTCCTCAGATCCAAGCTCATGTCCGAGCATCGAGGACCATGATCCTGTGCGCTGCAGTCAACCTGTCCTTAATCTTTAATTCCATCAACTTGTTTCAGACCAAGATTTATATGGGAACCACGTTACATTTCATTTTCTGGTTCATTTTCATGGCTCATCCGACAATCCAGAATATTGTTCTGATCGGAGGAAACTCCAAGCTAAAAAATCGACTGCAGATAAAATGTTGA
- the LOC138801930 gene encoding taste receptor type 2 member 9-like: MLHKLDSQETLRRQNTTRRQRLDICIFHPLRLHSFFPYELRPATQSHLLQTALIMVEVLEVIFLVYLVISWISGTILNSWIGIIYLQDWRRHRSAGICDQITFIMSSINVVLQFTLTMDGMFQVFRLYSKLSKDYYICVSIFMFFLCDISSWHTTWLAISYFLRLVSVSHPFFLRLRSCFPSSALPLLLASVLGSFLINLPFFFTTHVALLDFPTNESYTSMYTQKYHPSSILLHVVFSCCLPIIFTLPCIGLSVKSLLGHVWKMRQSSSQYSFSPQLQALVQAAGTMILRVVTELTFNLIMTAIISMSYEMPLTIVAILWFLVMIFPTVQSIILIMGSPRLRSRLLGHGEPSTM; this comes from the coding sequence ATGCTTCATAAGCTGGATAGTCAAGAGACATTACGTAGGCAAAACACAACTAGAAGGCAGAGACTAGATATTTGCATCTTCCACCCTCTGCGTCTGCACAGCTTCTTCCCCTATGAGCTACGACCAGCCACACAGTCTCATCTCCTACAAACAGCCCTCATCATGGTTGAGGTTCTGGAAGTCATCTTCCTGGTCTATCTGGTGATCAGCTGGATATCCGGGACCATTCTCAATTCATGGATTGGCATCATTTACCTCCAGGACTGGAGAAGACACAGAAGTGCTGGTATTTGTGACCAGATCACTTTCATCATGTCCTCCATTAATGTGGTGCTACAGTTCACCCTCACCATGGATGGGATGTTCCAGGTCTTCAGACTTTATTCTAAACTCTCTAAAGATTATTACATATGTGTTAGTATCTTTATGTTCTTCCTCTGTGACATTAGTTCCTGGCACACCACTTGGCTGGCCATCTCCTACTTCCTAAGACTGGTCAGTGTGTCTCATCCTTTCTTTCTTCGGCTGAGGTCCTGTTTCCCATCCTCAGCCTTGCCCTTACTCCTCGCTTCTGTCCTGGGCTCCTTCCTCATTaatcttcctttttttttcacaacTCATGTTGCATTACTGGACTTTCCTACCAACGAGTCCTACACATCTATGTACACACAGAAGTACCACCCATCCAGCATCCTCCTTCACGTTGTATTTAGCTGCTGTCTGCCCATAATCTTCACTCTCCCCTGCATTGGTCTCAGTGTGAAGTCTCTTCTGGGTCATGTGTGGAAGATGAGACAGAGCTCCTCTCAGTACAGCTTCTCTCCTCAGCTCCAGGCTCTGGTTCAGGCGGCTGGGACAATGATTCTTCGAGTGGTCACAGAACTGACCTTCAACCTCATCATGACCGCTATCATATCTATGTCATACGAAATGCCATTGACGATAGTGGCCATCCTATGGTTCCTGGTTATGATTTTTCCCACAGTTCAGTCTATTATTTTAATAATGGGAAGCCCCAGACTAAGAAGCCGACTGCTCGGACATGGAGAACCCTCTACAATGTGA